The Brassica napus cultivar Da-Ae chromosome C7, Da-Ae, whole genome shotgun sequence genomic interval TACAAATTGTTGGAAATCCTCTAGCCGCACCCTCCTTGCCTCCTATTGAGAAACGGCTCTGGTCTAATTTATGGAAAGTGAAGACGATGCCTAAGATCAGACACTTCCTGTGGAGAGCATTAGCCGGTGCCTTAGCCGTAGCTGAAAGACTGAGATCGCGAGGGATCCCGGTGGAAACGACATGTAAGTTATGTCATGCACAGCCTGAGACTATTTGTCATGTGCTCTTCCATTGTCCGGTAGCGAAGGAGGTTTGGAGATTATCAGAGTTTCCTATGCCAGCAGCTGGCTTCTCTACAAACTCGGTTTTCCTGAACTTTCATCACCTGTTGGAGACATGTAAGCGAAGTAGGTTGGAGGAGAGAACTCGCTTGGTATTTCCATGGATTCTTTGGAACATATGGAAATCTAGAAACAAATTTGTCTTTCAACAAGTGAACGTAGAGGCAGAAGAGATATGGAGAAAAAGTCAGTTGGAGTTTGAAGCTTGGAATGCAGCTAACGTGGGTGACAAGGAAGACATTGATGAGAATGTGGGTGAATCTGCTTTAGCTTGCTGGCGAAAACCATATCCAAGTTTCATAAAATGTAACGTTGGTTCGTCTTGGACAGATGCAAACCAAAATTGTGGGGTCGCTTGGCTGACACGGAATCATTTGGGTGTCTCGCTAATCCACAGCCGTCGCTCATACTCAATGGTGGCATCACAGCTAGAGGCTGAGTTGCTAAGTTTTCTGTGGGCCGCAGAGAGCCTATCGACACTGCGACATAAGAATGTGGTGTTTGAATCTTCATCATATTTGGCGGGAGAAGCATTTTGAATCCTGATAATTTTCCTATGTTTCATGGGTTGATTGACGTGATAAGAGAGAAGCTGTCTAGGTTACAACTGTGGTCTATAGCTTATGTACACAGCAGAGCAAACCAATGCGCGGAGGCCATTGCTCGTAGTGTGACAAGGGATCAGCGGTATGCTTCGTATGTGGGGAAAGATGGACCTTCTTGGTTATTGCCTATGATTCATGCAGATGCTGTTCGAGCGGACAATGGATACTAAGAAGGATCTTGAGTCTTGTTTACGGCTCATTTGAAGCATTTCATTATCCTCTCAACGGTGATGGATGCAAACAAAGGAGATAATGTTGGTTTTTAGTAGTTTTTTAATTTCTGGAGTTGGGGGCCCTGTTGGTTTCACCATACTCTGTTTCTTTCAAGATTGTTGCCCTGCTTTTTATAAATCGATTACaaagcgttaaaaaaaaaaacttgaactcATATAGGACTCTTGGGTACTTGattaattttaataagaaaattgtaatttttatatGTGATGATTGAGCTTAACATAGTTGTGTGTCTGTGACTTGACGTAAATTTAggttataattattaattaatcagAATTGACATAGTTATCTTATCTATGACCTTGATACTTAATACTCCTACATGTCAATGAAATTGAAAAAACGAAGAGCGGTTACACAAGTGCTTTGGATAGTGTTCAAGAAAATTCCAAAACAGCAAAATCGTAAACAAGTAAGAAAATATgaattcatttgatttgacaGCTTAAATTTCGAGTGATGTCGTAATGTAAATTGGTACAGATAATCATAGCATGATCTGATAAAATatcatttcattaattattaatttagtttCTTAATTTCGATAAATGGTTCAACTCCGTCGATGTCTTGGTATATTAGAGACTGGTTTAAAGTGAACCGGCGAGAGAGTGTATATAATGGTTTACCATATTATTCCCTTTTTATTCAGACACAGATACGACGAGTCAGCCAGTTATTAATAGACACGTCACCACACCGGAGAAAATATCAGAGAGATGAAGAATATTAGAGGAATAACCGGGTCAAGGATAAGATAATTACGTTTCCAAACAGACCCTACCGTGATGCGGACCTTCAAGTAAACGCTTCTTCTTTACGATATAATAAGTCCATTATTGAGAGTTTCGATCGTCTCTCGATCTTCTTCAACGCCTTcgattgttttcttcttctggtAAGCTCCTTTTCTCTCTCGTCTCTGCTTCGCCGTTGACGTGATCGCAACGATGACGCTCGTGTTCGCTTCTGTTTTATTCGTGAATCAGTTTCTCTAGATCATATAATTTCTGAAGAAAATTTCAATATCCGTGTATGTAGTCTCGCGATCTATGTTCATGTAACAGCAAAACATCGCGTTTGACTCGAGAATCGTTTCCGGGAAGCCATGTGTAGTATCGATGCCTTTAGATTGATTTTGACCTAAGACGTTACGAAGAACAAGCGAAGCTTTATCATATTATCAGAGATTCGTTTTATATCTGTTACGATTATCTCTTTGTGGATCAATGTATGGAGCGAAACAAATCATTCTGATTCGGATTGGTTCTTCTGATTGGAATCATTTTTGGTTTACTGTATGATTGGAGTAATCAGTTTGCTCTCTTCTTTGTTTCAGTACAACACTTAGCGATGAAGCCAGGAGGATCAGCATTGAATCCCCACGCAGCAGCTTACGTACCACTCTCCAAAAGAGAGGGTgcttctgcttctgcttctgcAAAGCCTGCTGCTGCTTCCACACATCACGTGCAGTACCAACCCTATGTAGCATATGGTTATGGAGACCAAAGTTCTCAAATGTACATGCCAAAGACAACATACTCCTCTGACAAGCAGTTGAGGGATGAGGATTTGGAGATGGACATGGAGATTGAGTACCTTTCGGCCACGTTCTCCGATTTGTCATATGAGTCTATCAGTGATGTCTACttggccaacaatggtgatctTGATGCAACTATCGAAATGCTGAATCAGCTCGAGGTAATTCATTCACTACTCACCTTGCATCATCCCTGCAATAGCAAAGTTTGCGAGTTTTAACCTTTCGGTGTTCCATTCCTACAGATTTACAGTACTGAAGCGCAAGAATACCTTCCAGACACACTGGACATTGGCGATGTACCTGAAACCACTGCGCCTTCGACTTCCTCAGCTCCAGAACAAAAGAATGTGAGTAATGAAGCAAGTGCATCATCAACATCCTCGGGTACCCTCAAAGCTCCTGTGTCTTCCTCCTGATTTGATGAGTCCTTAAATGTGAAGTATTATAAATTTCTTGCAATGGATATGATATCATATGAAGCTTGATGGTTATCTTAGGAGAGATCTCTTTGTATGTTTTCCTCATCCTCCCCTGCTTTGTTTCCTGAGGAGAGAGAGTACAAAAATGTATAgctattttttttggaatattacGAGTTTGGGTGTTGAGAATTGGGATTGTTTTTATGGTGGACAAAAGCTATGAATCAATAATAGCCTTTCTGCTCTTTTGCCCATTTATGAGTCTTTACTCTCCTCTTTTGCTGCTCAATATTACGACTTATGAAGTGATATAGTATGTTGGCTTCGGTACATTCATTTTTGTTTCGTATTCTAATATTTATCAATGTAACCGATTATATCCATTAATCATTTGAGTAACCTGAAACGTTTGTTTATACTGTCAATGTTATATAGTATGTTTAAGTTCAAAGGATGGAATCTAAACACAAATTTGAGCTATTTGCCTGTGGGTATGTAATATAATAAACGTATGTGCAGCTAGCTACATTTGCGGTCctatggtctctctctctctctgggtACTATTATCGGAATCATCTAAACACGTCCTTCCTTGAAAAATAAAGGTGTGAGAGAATGGAGGAAAATAGATTCCGTGAATTTCTCTGCACGTGTGTTTAAACCTGctcataatatatgatttatagcAATTAAGATCATCTGTGATCTTTTGTTTTTTCCTCTTTCTACAGAGGATTCTACTTCTTTGTTCTTGTTATACACATTTGTTCATCATCTACTGGTGATATCTGATTGTTTCTTCTTGGTTGGTTTGTTCTATATAGGAAGATCAAATTCAAAGTTTAAATagaatatacaaaaatatgGGTTTGGATTATTACAACATATTGAAAGTGAACAGAAATGCAACGGAGGATGATCTGAAGAAATCTTACAGAAGATTGGCTATGAAGTGGCATCCTGACAAAAACCCCAACACCAAACTGGAAGCTGAAGCCAAATTCAAACAGATCTCCGAGGCTTATGATGTAAGTTTGCGTActcccccccctcccccccatTTTATACATTTCCTGAGATCCAATCCTTTGGCTAATAGGGAGTTTCTTGGGATACAAGTAAAATGTCTTTCCTCATTCTGATTTTCTGAGGGATTAACCAAAACATCCTAAGTTTTCattcctttattttattttcagctTCTGAGCGATCCCCAGAAGCGAGCTATATATGATCAATACGGAGAAGAAGGACTAACCGATATGCCCCCTCCAGGGAGCACTGGAAACAACGGAAGAGCCAACGGTTTTAACCCTAGAAATGCAGAAGACATATTTGCTGAGTTCTTTGGAAGCAGCCCCTTTGATTTCGGATCAGCTGGAAGATCCATGAGGTTTCAATCCGACGGAGGAGGAATGTTTGGAGGAAGAACGTACAGCGATGGCACTGTGCCTAAGAAACCTCCACCTGTTGAGAGCAAACTGCCTTGTACCCTTGAAGAGCTCTACTCTGGATCAACTAGGAAAATGAAGATCTCTAGATCCCTTATTGACACCAACGGGTAAAATTACAAGATCCCTTCTCGTAGTTTCAAGTTTATCAATGCTATTTCTCTGAACAGGAGACAAGGGCAAGAGACAGAGGTTCTGACGATTGATGTGAAACCGGGATGGAAGAAAGGGACCAAGATCAAGTTTCCCGACAAAGGAAACGAGACAGTGAATCAGTTACCTGCTGATTTGGTGTTTGTGATCGACGAGAAGCCTCACGATTTGTTCAAGAGAGATGGGAATGATCTCATCACAAGTACAAGAGTGACGCTTGCTGAAGCTATTGGTGGAACAACTGTGAGCATCAACACGCTAGATGGGCGTAATGTACCCGTTGGTGTCACTGACATCATCAGTCCTGGCCATGAGCATGTGGTTACTGGAGAAGGGATGCCTGTAGCTAAAGAACCTAGAAACAAAGGTgacctaaaaataaaattcgatGTTCAGTTCCCGACAAGATTGACTACGGACCAGAAGTCCGCACTCAAGCGCGTCTTAGCAGGTTGAACAAGCCTCGAGGTTTTAAAAATCTGTACAAATCTTTGATTGtttcaaaagtttattattaaaaggCTCCATTATTGTAATTCTGTTACAAAGCTACATTACAAGATGAGAGTGAAGTCAATACATGAcctaaacaaaaacacaaactaATATTACAGAGAGGAACATAAACATTCACACAAAATCAAAATCCTCTGTTCCTACGTGCACTGTACTGTTGTTGTTGCCTAGGTGCGTTTTGATTGGGTCTCCATCCATCTGATGGTCCAGCACCATGTTGTCCTTGTGGTCTGGCCATGGCTCTGCTATGAAATGGAGGACCAGGAGGTGGTGGAGGTTGAATCTGGTGGCCTGAGACTTGAGGTTGCCATTCAGGAATATCGTCATCGTCATCATCCTGACCATTCCATGGTTGTTTACCTGCTGAGTTTCCGTACTTGAGTATGAGCTCCCTTACTTGATTCAAAGACCGAGACTGAGGCACCACTGCTTGCCGGGGAGAAGAAGTAACCGGTGGTGCAGTGGAGGGATTGAAGTTAAACTCTGGTAAGTCATCATCGTCGTCTTTCACAGCAGCTGGACCAAATCCAGGTGGCaaatcttcatcatcatcatcatcttcacaaCCATGATTCCCCATACTAACAGCAACAACAGGAGGCTGATGATGATTCTTTACATTCAGACTAGTACTAGACTTTTTGTTTACTGGAGCCAACACTGAGCTCTTGGTGCCAGCAACAACAACAGGAGGCTGATGATTCTTTAAAGAAGAGTGCTGACGTTTGAATCCGGGCTTATGACGTGAGGCAGGAGACGAGACTGCACGCCTCCAGACAACAAGGCCGATCAAACCGATGTTGTCTGAAGATTTGGCCTCATCGAGGTGGTCCTTGGAGATGACTTTGCTCAGTAAGTCTAGAGTCTCTCCACGTGAAGGGCAGAGGTAAAGCTCCACGCCTGAAGTTGGCTCAGCGTAACCAACTCTTTGGTCAGCAACGTACGACTTAGCAACCTGACacataaagaaaagaaagggtAAAGACTTTAATAAGCagagaatataataaatgtcTTGACCagaattagatatataattttagaaaataatagcaATAAGAATTATTATTACCTCAAAAAGGCTGTCACGCTGGCTCTGAGAGATGCCATCCTTACAAACCACGTTTATTACCtgcaaaatccaaacaaatGGAACCGGTTCAGGATTCAATTATATAACACTGGTTCCAAAAATGCATGCAACAACACTTTTTTTCCTTGAAGGGTTTCTATTTTGGGTCATGATCTACATGTACTTTATGGACCATGTTTTGTGGTCTTGTCACTTTCTGGAAAAGATTATTGGCAAGATTCTATATCCTAAGTCGTTAATGCCACCGAACAATACAACTACAAGTGATTTAACATCCAAAATTTCGTGAATCTGTTTAATACAAAACTTTCAGATTCATCAATCCACAGTTGATTCTCTCTGTGGTCAATAAAGGGCTCGTTGTCTTGTCTCACACATGTAGACCAACCGTGAGCTTTTGCTTTCTGGAAGGCTATCCTTTTATTGTGTCTGCATTGAGAAATAATGACTTGCAATATTGAGATAGAGATTTTTGTGGATCTTTGAATGAATCCCTCTCGTAGTAGTAGTAGAAGTAACAAACAAGAGAGTGAATTTAATGATAATGCTTCTACTACAATGATGATGCAAGTAGTGAACTTCGAATACCATTAAGACACGGCTTCTAGACAATGGAAGCTCTTGCACAAACTTCCCAAACGCACTCAGTCTCACTCTACCCTTTACCTCCACCATCGTTGGCCACTCGCTTGTTTTTGCTTTCTCACCACTGCACCCACCAAATCCAGTCAGACACAATGTTCAATAAAACCTATAACATCCTATTCCCAATTCAAACCTACACTTAGATTCATTTATATTACTGGTACTACAAATCCCAATTCAATCATGTGCAAATTTTCAGAAATGCTAACAAGAGATAAAGCTAAGGTAAATTAGGAGACTTGCCTCTTGAAAATTCCGGTGACTGAGACAACTGAAGATGCACTAAGCTGAAGTAGACCACCCCATATATGTTCTTCTTTAGAGCTAGTAACCAAAGGTGCTTCTTCTTCTGGCTTAGAGACATCAACACCGAGTTTGACACCCACATCCGGTTTTGGAGAAGTTACAATAGCCTTTTGGAGTTCTGTTTTAGGAGAAACACTCTCACAAGCTTCCTTTGGAGATCTCGAAGGAGACTTTATATTTGACACAGCTCCAGAGTCAGATGCAGCCACTTCCTCCTTTACAGCATTCCCATGTTGTGGGCTTCCAAAAGGAGGTTCTGTGTTCAGAGACTCCATGAACTCGTCAAGCGATACAATTGGAGCAAGGAAACCCACATCCTTCATCTCATCATCCATCGACAAACCTTGCATTGGATCAGTCTCCTCCGTCATGTCTCCCTTGTCAGAACTTGCCTTCTGCgagtcatttttatttaaactggaCTTGGCTTTGGCTCGAGGTCTACTACGTGAGGTGATCCCAGCAGAGACATCCACCATCTCACTCTCAACAGGATCAACCTCCACCTGGAACTCACCTTTATGCGTTTTCCTCACAAGACGACTCACATCAATATCTGCATCCCTCAGGACAACCATCTCAGCCATCTCTTCCGCTTTCGCTTGTCTCCACTGAGAAAGCTCCTTAGAAGCAAGCTCCTCAGCCGTCATGGAACATAATCTCTCCGGAGAGATCTTCCCGGACATGACGCTTTCTCTTAGCTCAGGGTTGTTTTTATCTTTCAAATTGAATAAGAGAGATCTTCCCTTCTCTTTGTACTTCTTGTTAACGCCTCCAAAGAGCTTATACAGTTCCAACTCTATTTTAGATGCCAAGAGGTTTGGATCCTCGTTCTCCTTTCTCCTCTCCTCAAGATCTGAAACAGGTTCCAAAACCCATGAGAGGCCGTTACCCTGTAGAAGCTCATCGCTGGAGAAATAACTACCGCTGAAAGGACCATCGTCACAGGGGAAAACATCATCATATTGAGTTTTCTGTACATCTGATTGGTTAACATAGTTCATCTCTGTGTCATTGGAACTCTGTTGCGGCAATATTCTTCCGTTGCCATCACAGGCTGAGGCAGGTTCATTACTTTCAGCTACTGGAGCACTTGCTTCATCAGTTTCTGTATTCTTTTTCTCTTTGGGAGATCCCTCGTGCTCATGAACCAAAGCCAAGGCGGCTGCTAATGACTCCTTCATTTTCGATCTCAAAGACTCGTTTCCTTCGTTTGTTGACCCTTGTGATGGGCCTGGTTGCTTCTTGTTCATCACTTGCTTCCTCTGGGAAGCGAGTTCCGTTTGCTTCACTTTCTTGGCAAGCACTGGTGGATGTTCTGTCTTGGGGGACAGAGTAGTGGATGATGGCATATGAGCTGGCTCTGAGTAAAATTGTTCTAGCCATGGTCTGTGATGCACTGATTCTACTCGCTTGTTTGGTTTCTCAGATGCAGACTCTGGTGGTAACTTTCGCTTCCCCGTCAGCTGAAATGACCTTGGACTACGACAGGCAGCTAATGATCTATCTATCGAATATCCACGCGGAACGAGAGGTTGCAAACGAGTCTGCAAAGATTGAGAATCAGCAAGAACTGAGGATTGAACAGAGACGCCCTCTGGCTCAAACGTGGATGACATAGGATCAGAGACAGATGCTTCTACGTTCGACTGAGAATCAGCAAGAATTGAGGGTTGAACAGAGACGCCCTCTGGCTCAAACGTGAATGACACAGGACCAGAGACAGATGTTTCCACTTTCAACTGAGAATCAGCCAAATCAGAGGGTTGTGAAGTGATGCTCTCTGGCTCAAACGTGAATGACATAGGAGCAGAGACAGACGTTTCCACTTTCGACTGAGAATCAGCAAGAACACAAGGCTGAGAAGAGATACCCTCTGGCTCAGATGTGAATGACGAAGGACCAGAGACAGATGATTCCACTTTCGACTGAGAATCAGCCAGAACAGAAGGTTGAGAAGAGATGTCCTCTGGACAAGAGACGGATGTTTCCACTTTCGGCAAGTCCACGTTGCCACACGTTAAGCCGACAGGCTCCTCTTCTTTAATGTCTGAAACTGTCATATCCTGAACAGGAAGATCGTTGGATCCTATCTCAACCAAGTTCGGATCTTTAAAAGTATCTGGATCCGCTTTCAGACTCTCCTCCATGTTGGTAGAGATTTGCTCAGCTCCCATATCACCAGACATGATAAACCACCACAGCTGCTTACTACAACATTCACTTCAACAGCTGTATTGACAAGCAAAAGTAATATAAAGACTCAGACATTTCCAAAGTTTATACTTTCCCAGTAAATCCGATCCAATCCTAAGAACACATATATCAATTGTCAAACCAAAAAATTTCAacctaagaaaaaatctaaaccgAACTAGATCTCGAGAATACTAAACATGACGACCATACCTTATAACAGGATAGATATACAGTTCCACCACGAATCAATCGGAGCAGATAGACGCAGAGTGAGAATCAAACCCTAAGGATTCTTCTGGATAGAGTTTCAGCTGTTTCGGTGACAAAACGAAGGAGAAGAGGAAAAAAAGACGAGAGTTCGTGTCTTCTAGAGACAGAGGACACATGTCATGTGGGATGTAATATACATACAAGGCCCAAAATTAGGCCCAAAACATATATGGGCCTTAGCTACTTAGGATTCCTTCTTAGAGAAATCCAACGGTGAGCGTCTTATCAAACGGACGCTATAATTGCATGAGAcatgtcgttttttttttttacttttactttttctttttttaatcaactgCATGAGACATGTCGTTATTGGACAAAactgctgttttttttttccgataaGAATAAAATCCTGTCATAAAATTAAAGTTTtgcaattaattatttttcctgCAATTTGAGAAAGGTATCATCATAATAAGTTTCTCCTCGATCCAAACTTTCTTCTTCAATTTTCTCTCTAAATTCAGAAAATTTCCTCTTAtacaatctctctctctaaataatGTCCGTGGTGAATACAGGAATCATGAGATTGAGATTTGATGAGAAAGCAGGTAATGATTAGGGTTTCCATGTAAAATTGGGGATTACAAAAAGTGGCAACCTTTCTTTCGTTTCGGATCTAAACCCACATTCCAcggagatctctctctctctctctctctttagggCTCTTATGTGGATTTGAGCTTTCCTCACCTCTTAATCAATTCTCTCATCACTGCtttcttgtgtgtgtgtttggggggggggggaaagAATGTACAAGATATTCCTGAGGAAGAGTAAGCCTTCAAAACCCGACTCATCAGAAGAGCTCTCTCCTTCCAGCTCGGATCCGGTTCAGTTACCCGGAGCCAACGGTGTGGTCTCCGCGCCGCCCGTTCGGTCCAACTCAGGGAAGCGTATGTCCTCTGCCGTCTTCCCAGCGAGCGTGGTTTCTGGAATAGAGCCTTTGCTTCCCTTCAAAGACGTACCAAACTCCGAGAAACTGAACCTCTTCGTCAGCAAAGTCAGCCTCTGCTGCGTCACGTTTGATTTCTCCGACCCGAACAAAAACTCCATCGAGAAGCTTGTGAAGAGGCAGACTCTGCTGGAGCTTCTTGACTTCGTAGCTTCTGGTTCCGTTAGGTTCACCGAGCCGGCTATTCTCGCAATGTGTAGAATGTGCGCTGTGAATCTCTTTAGGGTCTTCCCTCCCAGTTACCGGTCTAGTGGCGGTGAGAATAACGATGATGATGAGCCTGTGTTCGACCCTGCCTGGCCTCATCTGCAGATCGTCTACGATCTCTTGCTTAAGTTCATCACCTCTCCTTGTCTAGATGCCAAGATTGCAAAGAAGTATCTTGACAATGCCTTCATTGTGAGGCTGCTTGACTTGTTTGATTCAGAGGATCCTAGAGAGCGAGAGTGTTTGAAGACGATCCTGCATCGTGTCTACGGTAAATTCATGGTTCACAGGCCGTTTATCCGGAGGGCGATGAGCAATATCTTCCACCGGTTTGTGTTTGAGACGGAGAAGCATAGCGGAATCGCCGAGCTTCTTGAGTTTCTGGGGAGTATAGTGAGCGGATTCGCGCTGCCTTTGAAAGAGGAGCACAAGATCTTCTTGTGGAGAGTGTTGATTCCACTCCACAAGCCTAAGTCTCTTGGGAACTACTTCCAGCAGCTGTCTTTCTGCGTCACTCAGTTTATAGATAAGGAGCCGAAGCTGGGGAGTGTTGTGATCAAAGGTTTGTTGAAGTTCTGGCCTATCACTAACAGCCAGAAGGAAGTGATGTTTCTTGGGGAGGTTGAGGAGATTGTTGAGGCGATGAGCGTGGTGGAGTTTGAAAAAGTGATGGTTCCGTTGTTCTGCAGGATTGCTTGTTGTGTCAACAGTTGCCACTTTCAGGTTAGGTTTTCTTATTCTCTCTCAAGTCTTGAAAGACAATATAAGGTTCTAAAGTTGAACCATTTCATGTGATTCAGGTCTCTGAAAGAGCGTTGTTCTTGTGGAACAACGATCAGATTGTGGATTTGATTGCGCACAACAGGCAAGCCATCTTACCGATCATGTTCACTGCCTTGGAGAAGAACGCTGAGAGCCACTGGAACCAGTCGGTGCTGAACCTGACCCTAAATGTGAGGAAAATGTTCTGCGAAATGGACGAGGCTCTCTTCATGTCTTGCCACGCACGCTTTCAAGAGGACGAGGCAAAGCAAAGTTCTGAAGCggagaaaaggaaagaaactTGGGAAAGGTTAGAGAAGGCAGCAAGTGTGATGCCTATAACTGGAAAGACAGCTGTTCTAGTAACTCCTTTAGCAACCTCCATTGCCTGCTAAATTCTCAGCAGCAAAAcatcagaagaagatgatggagtAGTTGCTGTCCtttgtaatattatatagttaGCTGTGTGGGGTTTATGCTAAATCTATTGCTTCCTTTAAACAGCTTGGAAGCaatgaaacatatatatatcaaactctttgtatttaatttaagtttacATTGTTCATCTCAAAAGCACAAAACTTCATAGACTAAGGTCATGTAGATAGAATGTTTTCCCACGATAAGTGATGGTCTTTTCTTCAGCTCCAAGGCACCATAAATGTCCTTGCAGGTTAAGAGTCTCTTTCATTCCTGCTGTCTCCCACACAAACTCAAACAGACCTAAAGCTCTATCTAACTGCTTAACCCCTCTCCGAACCATTTTCTCATCCGCTGAGGTCAAGATCCTCCCCATGCTCAAGCAAAAGAACTCCCCCTTCTCCTCCTTGTAGAACCCTCCGCAGAGATCAACCTCGATGTCACGCACACTGCCGTAGAGAAAATACACGAGGAGAGTGAACAAACAAGGCGAAGGACTTCCCAGCATCTTCGAAAGCTTTCTATGCACGAGGTGCTCTTGGTGTCTAACCTCTCTGAATCCAATAGTGTTGTCCAGAAACACGTCTTTGATCTGTAGAAGCCCTTCTTTCATCGACAAAAGCTTCTCCAGATGGTAAAAGTCATGCTCGAG includes:
- the LOC106366797 gene encoding uncharacterized protein LOC106366797 isoform X1; translated protein: MSGDMGAEQISTNMEESLKADPDTFKDPNLVEIGSNDLPVQDMTVSDIKEEEPVGLTCGNVDLPKVETSVSCPEDISSQPSVLADSQSKVESSVSGPSSFTSEPEGISSQPCVLADSQSKVETSVSAPMSFTFEPESITSQPSDLADSQLKVETSVSGPVSFTFEPEGVSVQPSILADSQSNVEASVSDPMSSTFEPEGVSVQSSVLADSQSLQTRLQPLVPRGYSIDRSLAACRSPRSFQLTGKRKLPPESASEKPNKRVESVHHRPWLEQFYSEPAHMPSSTTLSPKTEHPPVLAKKVKQTELASQRKQVMNKKQPGPSQGSTNEGNESLRSKMKESLAAALALVHEHEGSPKEKKNTETDEASAPVAESNEPASACDGNGRILPQQSSNDTEMNYVNQSDVQKTQYDDVFPCDDGPFSGSYFSSDELLQGNGLSWVLEPVSDLEERRKENEDPNLLASKIELELYKLFGGVNKKYKEKGRSLLFNLKDKNNPELRESVMSGKISPERLCSMTAEELASKELSQWRQAKAEEMAEMVVLRDADIDVSRLVRKTHKGEFQVEVDPVESEMVDVSAGITSRSRPRAKAKSSLNKNDSQKASSDKGDMTEETDPMQGLSMDDEMKDVGFLAPIVSLDEFMESLNTEPPFGSPQHGNAVKEEVAASDSGAVSNIKSPSRSPKEACESVSPKTELQKAIVTSPKPDVGVKLGVDVSKPEEEAPLVTSSKEEHIWGGLLQLSASSVVSVTGIFKSGEKAKTSEWPTMVEVKGRVRLSAFGKFVQELPLSRSRVLMVINVVCKDGISQSQRDSLFEVAKSYVADQRVGYAEPTSGVELYLCPSRGETLDLLSKVISKDHLDEAKSSDNIGLIGLVVWRRAVSSPASRHKPGFKRQHSSLKNHQPPVVVAGTKSSVLAPVNKKSSTSLNVKNHHQPPVVAVSMGNHGCEDDDDDEDLPPGFGPAAVKDDDDDLPEFNFNPSTAPPVTSSPRQAVVPQSRSLNQVRELILKYGNSAGKQPWNGQDDDDDDIPEWQPQVSGHQIQPPPPPGPPFHSRAMARPQGQHGAGPSDGWRPNQNAPRQQQQYSARRNRGF
- the LOC106366798 gene encoding dnaJ homolog subfamily B member 1-like; the protein is MGLDYYNILKVNRNATEDDLKKSYRRLAMKWHPDKNPNTKLEAEAKFKQISEAYDLLSDPQKRAIYDQYGEEGLTDMPPPGSTGNNGRANGFNPRNAEDIFAEFFGSSPFDFGSAGRSMRFQSDGGGMFGGRTYSDGTVPKKPPPVESKLPCTLEELYSGSTRKMKISRSLIDTNGRQGQETEVLTIDVKPGWKKGTKIKFPDKGNETVNQLPADLVFVIDEKPHDLFKRDGNDLITSTRVTLAEAIGGTTVSINTLDGRNVPVGVTDIISPGHEHVVTGEGMPVAKEPRNKGDLKIKFDVQFPTRLTTDQKSALKRVLAG
- the LOC106366796 gene encoding polyadenylate-binding protein-interacting protein 6-like produces the protein MKPGGSALNPHAAAYVPLSKREGASASASAKPAAASTHHVQYQPYVAYGYGDQSSQMYMPKTTYSSDKQLRDEDLEMDMEIEYLSATFSDLSYESISDVYLANNGDLDATIEMLNQLEIYSTEAQEYLPDTLDIGDVPETTAPSTSSAPEQKNVSNEASASSTSSGTLKAPVSSS
- the LOC106366797 gene encoding uncharacterized protein LOC106366797 isoform X2 encodes the protein MSGDMGAEQISTNMEESLKADPDTFKDPNLVEIGSNDLPVQDMTVSDIKEEEPVGLTCGNVDLPKVETSVSCPEDISSQPSVLADSQSKVESSVSGPSSFTSEPEGISSQPCVLADSQSKVETSVSAPMSFTFEPESITSQPSDLADSQLKVETSVSGPVSFTFEPEGVSVQPSILADSQSNVEASVSDPMSSTFEPEGVSVQSSVLADSQSLQTRLQPLVPRGYSIDRSLAACRSPRSFQLTGKRKLPPESASEKPNKRVESVHHRPWLEQFYSEPAHMPSSTTLSPKTEHPPVLAKKVKQTELASQRKQVMNKKQPGPSQGSTNEGNESLRSKMKESLAAALALVHEHEGSPKEKKNTETDEASAPVAESNEPASACDGNGRILPQQSSNDTEMNYVNQSDVQKTQYDDVFPCDDGPFSGSYFSSDELLQGNGLSWVLEPVSDLEERRKENEDPNLLASKIELELYKLFGGVNKKYKEKGRSLLFNLKDKNNPELRESVMSGKISPERLCSMTAEELASKELSQWRQAKAEEMAEMVVLRDADIDVSRLVRKTHKGEFQVEVDPVESEMVDVSAGITSRSRPRAKAKSSLNKNDSQKASSDKGDMTEETDPMQGLSMDDEMKDVGFLAPIVSLDEFMESLNTEPPFGSPQHGNAVKEEVAASDSGAVSNIKSPSRSPKEACESVSPKTELQKAIVTSPKPDVGVKLGVDVSKPEEEAPLVTSSKEEHIWGGLLQLSASSVVSVTGIFKSGEKAKTSEWPTMVEVKGRVRLSAFGKFVQELPLSRSRVLMTQ